A single Vigna radiata var. radiata cultivar VC1973A chromosome 8, Vradiata_ver6, whole genome shotgun sequence DNA region contains:
- the LOC106771707 gene encoding VQ motif-containing protein 17 → MENMMRLRKHNSHTASLGMHKDSHMVSKSKPKIRIIHIFAPEIIKTDVENFRELVQKLTGKPSGEKCCKKKKTRAKREEEISRSSSSTGGSGMSEYHDTVITMKNNNGGCWGLDVTREKVKEEVGVCSSDESSAGYLGGFTDLEGFISEIGAFPFLPLDANQMMQGFEAPQLL, encoded by the coding sequence ATGGAAAACATGATGAGGCTTAGGAAACACAACTCTCACACAGCTTCCCTAGGCATGCACAAAGATTCCCACATGGTGTCCAAAAGCAAACCGAAGATCCGCATAATCCACATATTTGCACCAGAGATCATCAAGACCGATGTGGAGAACTTCAGGGAACTGGTGCAGAAGCTAACTGGGAAACCAAGTGGAGAAAAATGttgcaagaagaagaagacaagggcaaaaagagaggaagaaattTCAAGGAGCAGCAGCAGTACTGGTGGGAGTGGCATGTCAGAATATCACGACACAGTGATCACAATGAAGAATAATAATGGAGGGTGTTGGGGGTTGGATGTGACAAGAGAGAAAGTCAAAGAAGAGGTTGGGGTTTGTTCCAGTGATGAAAGTTCTGCCGGCTACTTGGGAGGCTTCACTGATTTGGAAGGCTTTATTTCTGAGATTGGTGCTTTTCCTTTTCTCCCTTTGGATGCTAATCAGATGATGCAAGGCTTTGAAGCACCTCAACTTCTAtag